From the Lemur catta isolate mLemCat1 chromosome 1, mLemCat1.pri, whole genome shotgun sequence genome, the window GGCGCCTTCGCTGGGACTGCCCGATCCTTAATAAAGTATTTTGACAGAACACTGCTGTGGTGCGGAAGcggagctgggcaggggctggagtgGAGTCTGGGGCCCTCACGCCCCCCAGAAGGAAGGGCCGGGCCAGCCTGGGATGGGGGATTGAGGCGTGGGGAGCAGCGGCCGGGGAGACGCCAGGCGCCGCTTCAGCACCTTGGAGAGCAGCAGGGCGCCGGGAGCCCGGGGACGCCCTGCTAGCACAGCCCCAGCACTGGAAGCGCAGTGACGGCCCAAGGTCGCAGCTGGGGAGGGACGAAGGCTGCGCTATGCGGCGCAGGTGCCCGGGCTGCAACTGAGCCCCAGACACACGGCCTCTCTCCTTCAGGGGCTCACAGCGTAGAGACAAATGTTAAACAACAAGAGCCATGCAAGTCAGTATATAACTACCGGCTGAGTGCAAACGCCGGCCTCCTGCGCTGGGATAAGGATTGctaagcaaagcaaaacaaaaaagaaatgccagCCGCTGGTATTGTCACCAACATCAGAAAACTGGCCCGATCCCTCTGGGCCTCCCTGCGCGGTGACCCCAGGCTGGCGGGGCAGTATTGCAACAGAAGCACAGGCAGACGTTCCAGGGCGAGGGGCCCACGCACTCCCGCCTCTGGGCACCAGGGCCCGGCACAAGTCGGGATTTACACACATTCAGATGCAAGAAGGAAGTTCTGCTTTTATTGCATTGGAGACTTTTCTGGAGGCCGGGTGGATCCACTTCTGCCTCCTTCCAGCCCAAAGGCAGTGCCAGTCTCTCCTGTGTGTCCCATGTGGAGGTGTGGCACCCCTCCCAGGGGGGCCCGTGACGTGAAGGTGGCTTAGGACGGAGTGGGGGTGTGTGAGGGGCAGAGGGGCTCCTTCCTCTTTAGGCTGGAGACCAGGGAGGGTGCGGCCAGCCTCCAGGGAACACCCTGAGTCAGAGGCTGGGCGTGGCGGGCTCTGGGGTGCGGCACTTCCCCAGGCCCCCACCAGAGGCCCCCACAGCCAACGGAGCCGCAGCAGAGGGCGAGTCTGCCCTGAGTCTGGAGCCTGGCTCTCATGCCCTGAGGTCCCCGGGGGACAGACACAAGTAACAAAGTGAGCCCGTATGGAAAACAGAACCCACAGTTTGTACAAAAAGCCCCGCCCGCCCCGAGCACCCTGGTCAGCTGGGAGCCGCCTCGGCCCTGACCCTTTTGGGGGTCCTACACGGGGCAGGGCTGTCCGGCCGCTCCCGCTTGGGGCTGGCGGGCTGGGAGCCGTTGTGCTGGTCGCAGGGCTCCGCTGGCGGCTCCTGCTTGGGGTCGGCGGGGACTGAGCCATTGAGCCGGGCGGGGGGCTCCTCCTTGGGCTCGAGCTtgggggcgggcgggcggggcagGGGTGGCAGCGCCCTGTCCAGCACGCGGGGCCCGTCCCAGGCGGGGATCTCCAGCCCCAGGTGCTCCATGAGCTGGGTCATGACGTCATCGACGTAGCCGTGGATGCGCAGGTCGGCGTGGCGGTCCTGTGGGGCGGGGGACGGGtcaggcaggggcagagggcacGTGGGGGCCCTGGACAGGGGTGGGCTCGGGCACGTACGTGCTTGGTGGGCTGAAGGTTGACGATGACCAGCCGGCCTCCCCGGCGCTTGGTGGCGAGCGGCAGGTTCCCGCTGGGCCGGATTTGCAGGGAGGTGCCCAGGGTGATGGACAGGTCGGCGTTCCTGGGGCCAGGGAGCGTGGGCTTAGCCtgacccctcccagccctggtccTGCCGACACCTGGAGCCCGCCCCGGGGCCAGCTCACCTGGGCGCTCAAGGCTGGACCCCTCCCCGCCCGGACCCCACCTCTGTTGGTGGAGTTATGGACCCAGGGCCTCATAGCTTGGCAATCCCAGGTGGGAGCGCGGGATGGAGGGGTCGCTTGGCTAAAGCCTCAACTtccttcctcacctgtaaagggGACCTCGTGCACCACCCACCTGAGGCCGTGAGGTGAGGGCGATGTGTGTGCAAGCCCCAGCTGGGCCCATCTctcccaggaagccctccctgagcTCGCCCCTGAGCCGCTGCCCCTGCCCGCCCCACGGGGGTCAGACCTGCTGGCCTCGTCGGCAAGAGCCAGGTCGCGGTCGGGCAGCGCGTCCTCCCAGTCCAGGATGGTGTCTCGCAGCTCGCCCCTGCgaggaggaaggtgggggggTGTCGCAGCAGACCCACCAGCTCCCCCGGGGCCCAGGGTGCGGGGAGGGGTAGCTCACCTGCAGGCCCGCAGGCCCCT encodes:
- the SIRT6 gene encoding NAD-dependent protein deacetylase sirtuin-6 isoform X2, giving the protein MRRGCRRMRTRASAASRRGPHGVWTMEERGLAPKFDTTFESARPTQTHMALVQLERVGLLRFLVSQNVDGLHVRSGFPRDKLAELHGNMFVEECVKCKTQYVRDTVVGSMGLKATGRLCSVAKARGLRACRGELRDTILDWEDALPDRDLALADEASRNADLSITLGTSLQIRPSGNLPLATKRRGGRLVIVNLQPTKHDRHADLRIHGYVDDVMTQLMEHLGLEIPAWDGPRVLDRALPPLPRPPAPKLEPKEEPPARLNGSVPADPKQEPPAEPCDQHNGSQPASPKRERPDSPAPCRTPKRVRAEAAPS
- the SIRT6 gene encoding NAD-dependent protein deacetylase sirtuin-6 isoform X1, with the translated sequence MSVNYAAGLSPYADKGKCGLPEIFDPPEELARKVQELARLIWESSNVVFHTGAGISTASGIPDFRGPHGVWTMEERGLAPKFDTTFESARPTQTHMALVQLERVGLLRFLVSQNVDGLHVRSGFPRDKLAELHGNMFVEECVKCKTQYVRDTVVGSMGLKATGRLCSVAKARGLRACRGELRDTILDWEDALPDRDLALADEASRNADLSITLGTSLQIRPSGNLPLATKRRGGRLVIVNLQPTKHDRHADLRIHGYVDDVMTQLMEHLGLEIPAWDGPRVLDRALPPLPRPPAPKLEPKEEPPARLNGSVPADPKQEPPAEPCDQHNGSQPASPKRERPDSPAPCRTPKRVRAEAAPS